A single genomic interval of Pyrus communis chromosome 5, drPyrComm1.1, whole genome shotgun sequence harbors:
- the LOC137733541 gene encoding uncharacterized protein yields the protein MGFVDGTNMCPPQFSSSGSPNSALTGASSTPQAEADEYKIWKMHDKALMQLLTATLSSFAISCAIGSTSSRDLWVRLQEQFSTISRTSIFQMKVDLQNIKKGSNSVSMYLQRIKAAQDFLAAATVVFADEDIVILALNGLPAEYNTFKCVIRGSENVISLKEFHSQLLAYEATVENNFSMPFMSAMVAKNNGHGSQSYSFGNPSPNGVQNNIQTVNNRGNSGFNGHSGQSSFFNGGRSKFKGKGKFNNNQGQRYYNSKPVVHDFAPGILGTPSSFNSGTSSSNVICQICSKQGHSAATCNFRNAEPIEPCQICDRKNHTARTCFFRNQSPNQVPHMAAMNTTYSHSMSSNYMMPSTMSTSAPLSTPTQYSPESWLTDSGATNHMTADMRNLSLASPYPNTEMVQTINGEGYAPYYKRYFCYHLETKKCYISRHVLFNELEFPFPLLHVYPKAQILTPAPLLDNALLPTPNLQNVLVSPVSNSRVQTLSTPRDTPSTRSQSPQIHAQPSPTHSQSPHMHTKSCHRSIESPDVLQTSGSYDTDTLTTPQSIIAAPSPSSSTPVALEFCHETFQVVLEIPLMNLHPMQTQSKSGIVKHKALYASICDSEGVDLTTTEPATYKSALKEPVWNEAMNEEITALHSQRTWSLVNLPHNKNLVGCKWVFKIKRNSDGTIARYKARLVAKGFNQEHGLDYGETFSPVVKPTTVSSGSSLVILLLYVDDIIITGNATEMITQASKKQQTVSRSSTEAEYRALSSTAAELDWLQQLFQRAKHIKVDVHFVRERVASKKLVFSLYLLPSSLPTFLPKD from the exons ATGGGGTTCGTAGATGGTACAAACATGTGTCCTCCTCAGTTTTCTTCATCTGGGTCTCCTAATTCGGCACTAACTGGTGCGTCTTCAACCCCACAAGCTGAAGCTGATGAGtacaagatttggaagatgcatgACAAGGCTCTCATGCAACTTCTCACTGCAACTTTGTCTTCCTTTGCCATCTCTTGTGCCATAGGCAGTACCAGCTCAAGAGATCTTTGGGTTCGGCTTCAAGAACAGTTTTCAACTATTAGTCGTACTTCCATTTTCCAGATGAAAGTTGATCTTCAGAACATCAAAAAGGGTTCTAATTCTGTATCGATGTATCTTCAACGTATTAAAGCAGCACAGGATTTTCTTGCAGCCGCCACAGTTGTCTTTGCCGATGAAGATATTGTGATCTTGGCTCTCAATGGTCTTCCTGCAGAATATAACACTTTCAAATGTGTTATTCGTGGAAGCGAAAATGTTATATCTCTCAAGGAGTTTCATTCTCAGTTACTTGCATATGAGGCCACAGTTGAGAACAATTTCTCCATGCCCTTTATGTCTGCTATGGTAGCCAAGAACAATGGTCACGGATCACAAAGTTATTCTTTTGGGAACCCTTCTCCAAATGGTGTCCAGAACAATATTCAAACAGTCAACAATAGAGGAAATTCCGGATTTAATGGACATTCTGGTCAATCCAGTTTCTTCAATGGTGGCAGGTCAAAATTTAAAGGCAAGGGGAAGTTTAACAACAATCAAGGACAAAGGTATTATAATTCCAAGCCTGTGGTACATGATTTTGCTCCTGGAATTCTTGGGACTCCGTCCTCATTCAATAGTGGTACATCTTCTTCAAATGTTATCTGTCAGATTTGCTCTAAACAAGGACATTCTGCTGCAACTTGTAATTTTAGAAATGCTGAGCCTATTGAACCCTGTCAAATCTGTGACAGGAAAAATCATACTGCAAGAACTTGCTTCTTTAGGAATCAATCTCCTAATCAAGTCCCACACATGGCAGCCATGAATACCACATACTCACACTCTATGTCATCCAATTATATGATGCCGTCTACAATGTCTACCTCTGCACCTTTGTCTACCCCCACACAATATTCACCTGAAAGTTGGCTCACTGATTCTGGGGCCACAAACCACATGACTGCTGATATGAGGAATTTGAGCTTGGCATCACCATATCCAAATACTGAAATGGTCCAGACTATAAATGGGGAAG GATATGCTCCTTACTACAAAAGGTACTTCTGTTATCATCTGGAAACCAAAAAGTGCTACATTTCTAGACATGTCCTATTCAATGAACTCGAGTTTCCATTTCCATTACTACATGTTTACCCTAAAGCTCAGATTCTTACTCCCGCACCATTACTTGACAATGCACTACTACCAACTCcaaatcttcaaaatgttcttgTTTCACCAGTTTCAAATTCTAGAGTGCAAACTTTATCTACACCTAGAGATACTCCATCTACTAGATCTCAGTCACCTCAAATACATGCACAGCCATCTCCAACACATAGTCAATCACCTCATATGCATACAAAGTCATGTCACAGATCTATTGAGTCCCCAGATGTATTGCAGACTTCTGGTTCTTATGATACTGATACCCTGACCACACCACAGTCCATTATTGCTGCTCCATCTCCATCTTCATCAACCCCTGTGGCACTTGAGTTCTGTCATGAGACTTTCCAAGTAGTTCTTGAGATTCCATTAATGAATCTCCACCCCATGCAGACTCAATCCAAAAGTGGTATTGTGAAGCATAAAGCCTTGTATGCATCAATTTGTGATTCTGAAGGGGTTGACCTTACTACCACAGAGCCTGCAACATATAAGTCAGCTTTGAAAGAACCAGTGTGGAATGAGGCTATGAATGAAGAGATTACAGCTTTACATTCTCAAAGAACCTGGAGTCTAGTGAATCTTCCACACAATAAGAACCTTGTCGGCTGCAAGTGGGTATTTAAAATCAAGAGGAATTCTGATGGGACAATAGCAAGGTACAAAGCGAGACTTGTTGCAAAAGGGTTTAATCAGGAGCATGGACTCGACTATGGGGAAACATTCAGTCCTGTTGTTAAACCAACCACTGTCAG TTCTGGTTCTTCACTTGTGATTCTGTTGCTCTACGTAGATGACATCATAATCACTGGAAATGCCACTGAGATGATTACACAG GCTTCAAAGAAACAACAAACAGTATCAAGATCATcaactgaagctgaatatcgAGCTCTCTCATCCACTGCTGCTGAATTGGATTGGTTGCAACAATTATTTCAG CGTGCAAAACATATTAAAGTTGATGTTCACTTTGTGAGAGAACGTGTTGCAAGCAAGAAGCTCGTGTTCAGTTTGTATCTTCTTCCGAGCAGTTTGCCGACATTCTTACCAAAGGACTGA
- the LOC137733420 gene encoding protein NRT1/ PTR FAMILY 5.4-like, which translates to MNIASEKPNAGGWNAAIFIILVEVAQQFAFYGLASNLIMYLTDVLDQPLAAAAKNVNTWLGISLVFPVLGAFLADSYFGRFKTIVFSITIYFLGMVLLTLSISVIPSQSRRAVFFVALYILSVAQGALQPCLQTFAADQFDENTPEEIKVKSSFFNWWYVGFGFGATSAAVGVVYLQDNVGWGLGFGILAGVLVVSLVSFLVGTKRYRKQRRPGSPLTTVAQVLVAAARKWHVTKTLNCECVYYGDDKGEALLQGQSQPQVLARTNQLRCLDKATIIDELDASTNPRNPWRLCSLNEVEEVKLVLRLIPLWLSFLMFGVVQAQLHTFFTKQSSTTIRSIGPHFQVPAASLPGLVGIANIFAVLIYDRFFVPIAQKYTGHPSGITVLQRIGTGLVLSILLMVVSALVEAKRLNIAKDYNLIDEPQAIIPMRVWWLLPQYLILGLAYPFVMVGIQELFYGQMPEQMRSMGAAASMSVIGVGSFISNWIISVLELITSRNGEKWLGDNINRAHLDYFYWVLAVLSTLNFCVYALIANAFVYKKVEREDKVKTELSCANYQDGEI; encoded by the exons ATGAATATTGCTTCTGAAAAACCCAATGCGGGTGGCTGGAATGCTGCTATTTTCATCATCT TGGTTGAGGTGGCCCAGCAGTTCGCATTCTATGGGTTGGCAAGTAACCTCATCATGTACCTCACAGATGTTTTGGACCAGCCCTTAGCCGCCGCGGCTAAGAATGTCAACACCTGGCTGGGTATCTCATTAGTCTTCCCTGTCCTCGGAGCCTTTCTTGCAGATTCCTATTTTGGTCGATTCAAAACCATCGTCTTCTCCATCACCATTTATTTCCTG GGCATGGTTCTTTTGACTCTGTCCATCTCGGTAATTCCTTCACAAAGTCGCCGAGCAGTGTTCTTTGTGGCGCTGTACATTTTATCGGTGGCTCAAGGTGCGCTGCAGCCATGCTTGCAAACATTTGCAGCAGATCAGTTCGATGAGAACACGCCGGAAGAGATCAAGGTCAAGAGCTCCTTCTTCAACTGGTGGTACGTGGGGTTCGGGTTTGGTGCCACTTCTGCCGCAGTAGGAGTTGTATATCTCCAG GATAATGTTGGGTGGGGATTAGGGTTTGGAATATTGGCGGGAGTTTTGGTGGTGTCACTCGTATCATTCTTGGTGGGGACTAAGAGGTACAGGAAACAAAGGCGTCCAGGGAGCCCTTTAACTACGGTGGCACAAGTGCTCGTTGCAGCAGCTCGAAAATGGCATGTCACTAAAACACTCAATTGTGAGTGTGTTTATTATGGAGATGACAAGGGTGAAGCCCTGCTACAAGGTCAGTCGCAGCCTCAGGTTTTGGCTCGTACTAATCAACTCAG ATGCTTGGACAAGGCAACGATCATAGACGAACTAGATGCTTCaacaaaccctagaaatccaTGGAGGCTATGCTCTCTCAATGAAGTGGAAGAAGTGAAGCTCGTCCTCCGACTCATCCCCCTATGGTTGAGTTTCCTAATGTTTGGTGTAGTCCAAGCCCAACTTCATACCTTCTTCACCAAACAAAGTAGCACAACCATCCGGTCGATCGGTCCTCATTTCCAGGTTCCTGCGGCATCACTTCCAGGCCTCGTTGGCATTGCAAACATATTCGCCGTTCTAATCTACGATCGGTTTTTTGTCCCAATAGCCCAAAAATATACGGGACACCCCTCGGGTATTACTGTGCTACAAAGAATCGGCACTGGGCTAGTTCTATCCATACTCCTTATGGTTGTGTCGGCTCTAGTAGAGGCCAAAAGGCTCAACATTGCAAAAGACTACAATCTCATTGATGAACCTCAAGCGATAATACCAATGAGGGTATGGTGGTTACTCCCACAATACTTGATTCTTGGCCTCGCATATCCATTCGTCATGGTTGGAATTCAAGAATTATTCTACGGTCAAATGCCAGAGCAAATGAGAAGCATGGGAGCGGCAGCGTCTATGAGTGTTATAGGAGTTGGCAGCTTCATTAGCAATTGGATTATATCTGTTCTGGAGTTAATTACCTCAAGAAATGGTGAGAAATGGCTTGGTGACAATATCAATCGGGCTCACCTCGATTACTTCTATTGGGTGCTGGCAGTTTTGAGCACActaaatttttgtgtttatgcgTTAATTGCGAATGCTTTTGTGTACAAAAAGGTCGAAAGAGAAGACAAAGTGAAGACTGAGCTGAGCTGCGCAAACTACCAAGATGGAGAGATATGA